The Anabaena sp. PCC 7108 region CATCTGTTATATATATCATTCAATCTATTAGATTAAAATATGGTGTTATAGTTCCAGAATATTATGATCAAGATACCCAAAATATCATAGACATAGAAAAATGTTATTTAGAAACTGGAGGATTATTTTGGGTAGTAGAAAAACAAAATAAAATATTTGGATGTGTGGCATTTTATCCATACAAAGGAGTAGTAAAAGGGGCAGAAATTAAAAAAATATATCTATTACCACAAGCAAGAGGTATAGGTTTAGGAAAGTTCTTATTACAACAATTAGAACCTGAAGGGGGGACAAAATCAACTAAAAGACTGACTGTATAAGGTTCATAGCTCTTAGACCTTGTTGATAATACTTGCGCTTATTAGGATTAAGTCTCATTAATTGGGCTACTAAAGGTTGACAATTATCCATAAAACTGATCCAAGTATAACCATATAGACCAATATAAAAACTGCTATGTCGTCTGGTACTACGGCTGTTTTCTTTAACTCTTCCGACATATTCTTGTACTCCCTTGCGTTTAATTTGTTGTCCCTGAATTGTGGCTGATGTGTAGGCAATAGCTATTAATAAAATTAGTGAAATCAACCGTTCTCCCGTGACTTTCGTATCTTCTAAATTATAACCTCCTGTTTTAAAATCTCTAAACATTTCCTCAATATCAAAGCGTTGTTTATAAGCTGTAATAGCTGCTCCTAACTCTGGTAAATCTGTGAGAATAAACCATCCTTCTTTT contains the following coding sequences:
- a CDS encoding GNAT family N-acetyltransferase; the encoded protein is MYKYQDFTIHNWQKNDHSSVIYIIQSIRLKYGVIVPEYYDQDTQNIIDIEKCYLETGGLFWVVEKQNKIFGCVAFYPYKGVVKGAEIKKIYLLPQARGIGLGKFLLQQLEPEGGTKSTKRLTV